The proteins below are encoded in one region of Thermodesulfobacteriota bacterium:
- a CDS encoding HD domain-containing protein, whose amino-acid sequence MKCPGQDTRFWKGDTVFEIECPKCGNTVEFFKDEATGRCGKCGSKLVNPKMDFGCAAHCKFAEQCLGDLPPELIAQRNDLLKDRVAVEMKRYFKDDFKRIGHATRVARYAEEIFREEGGDLAVILSAAYLHDIGIKEAERKYQSTAARYQEEEGPPIARDILSKLGANQDLIDEVCDIVGHHHHPRPGETVNFKVVYDADLIVNMEEKKKESPVKEERLDKPIKDVFLTKSGEKVAKRVLLDE is encoded by the coding sequence ATGAAATGCCCGGGGCAAGACACCCGTTTTTGGAAGGGAGATACTGTCTTTGAGATTGAATGTCCCAAGTGTGGTAATACGGTGGAGTTCTTTAAGGATGAAGCTACCGGCCGTTGCGGGAAATGCGGGTCAAAGCTCGTAAATCCAAAAATGGACTTTGGCTGTGCTGCACACTGCAAGTTTGCCGAGCAATGTCTTGGAGACTTGCCCCCGGAACTTATAGCTCAAAGAAATGATCTGTTAAAGGACCGCGTTGCTGTGGAGATGAAACGCTATTTCAAAGATGACTTCAAGCGTATTGGTCACGCTACCAGGGTAGCCAGATATGCAGAAGAGATATTTCGGGAAGAGGGTGGGGACCTTGCGGTAATTTTGTCTGCCGCTTATCTACATGACATCGGAATCAAGGAGGCTGAACGTAAATACCAGAGCACAGCCGCCCGGTATCAGGAAGAAGAAGGTCCGCCCATAGCCCGTGATATTCTTTCAAAACTGGGTGCAAACCAGGACCTGATAGATGAAGTATGTGACATAGTTGGACACCACCATCATCCTAGACCTGGGGAGACGGTCAACTTCAAGGTTGTTTACGATGCTGACCTGATTGTGAACATGGAGGAAAAAAAGAAAGAGTCTCCTGTAAAGGAGGAGAGGTTGGACAAACCCATAAAGGATGTCTTTCTCACAAAAAGCGGTGAAAAAGTGGCGAAGAGAGTCCTTTTGGACGAGTAA
- the hcp gene encoding hydroxylamine reductase has protein sequence MFCYQCEQTAKGEGCAKIGVCGKQPEVAALQDLLIHCLKGLALYAVEGRKVGVIEKEVNVFTCEALFATLTNVNFDPNRLVQLIHRCVELRENLKKNVKSSGGNVDFPEGPASFKPEATIDGLIKQGEAVGLKSDSSIDPDILSLQHTLLFGIKGIAAYADHAQILGKENDKVYAFIHEGLAATLRKDLSVNDCLGLVLKCGEINLVAMELLDAANTGAYGHPVPTKVPLGAKKGNAILVSGHDLKDLEELLKQTEGKGISIYTHGEMLPAHGYPGLKKYSHLYGHYGTAWQNQIREFEGFPGAILMTTNCIQKPRESYMDNIFTSGQVAWPGVIHISDYNFSPVIEKAMSMPGFSEDTNGRSVMVGFGRNAVLGVADKVIEAVKTKAISRFFLVAGCDGAKPGRNYYTEFVEKAPKDSVILTLACGKFRFFDKDLGDIGGIPRLLDIGQCNDAYSAIQIAVALANAFNVEVNELPLSMILSWYEQKAVSILLTLLHLGIKGIRLGPSLPAFVSPNVLDVLVKNFDIKPITTPDEDLKAILG, from the coding sequence ATGTTTTGTTACCAGTGTGAACAAACGGCAAAAGGTGAAGGATGTGCTAAAATTGGGGTATGCGGAAAACAACCAGAGGTCGCTGCCCTTCAGGACCTTCTGATTCATTGTCTCAAGGGGCTTGCCCTCTATGCTGTGGAGGGTCGAAAGGTGGGGGTTATTGAGAAGGAAGTTAACGTCTTCACATGCGAGGCTCTATTTGCCACTTTGACCAACGTAAATTTTGACCCCAATCGTCTTGTTCAACTTATCCATCGTTGTGTGGAACTGAGAGAAAACCTTAAGAAAAATGTTAAAAGTTCGGGAGGAAATGTCGACTTTCCGGAAGGACCAGCCAGCTTTAAACCGGAGGCAACCATCGATGGGCTGATCAAGCAGGGCGAAGCTGTTGGGTTGAAGTCTGATTCTTCCATCGATCCTGACATTCTCTCTCTCCAGCATACTTTGCTCTTTGGAATTAAGGGCATTGCCGCCTATGCAGACCACGCACAGATACTTGGGAAGGAGAATGACAAGGTCTATGCCTTTATCCATGAGGGGCTCGCTGCCACATTAAGAAAAGACCTGAGCGTTAACGACTGCTTGGGGTTGGTGCTGAAATGTGGTGAAATAAACCTTGTTGCCATGGAACTCCTTGATGCAGCGAATACCGGTGCCTATGGGCATCCCGTGCCCACGAAGGTGCCCCTGGGAGCGAAAAAAGGGAATGCCATTCTTGTCTCAGGGCACGACCTAAAAGATCTGGAAGAGCTTCTGAAACAGACAGAAGGCAAGGGCATATCCATATATACCCACGGTGAGATGCTCCCTGCCCACGGGTACCCGGGTCTTAAAAAGTATTCTCACCTTTACGGTCATTACGGGACAGCATGGCAGAATCAGATAAGGGAATTTGAAGGCTTTCCGGGGGCTATCTTAATGACTACCAACTGTATCCAGAAACCCAGGGAATCATACATGGATAATATTTTTACCAGCGGTCAGGTAGCATGGCCTGGGGTAATCCACATCTCGGATTACAATTTTTCGCCTGTGATTGAAAAGGCTATGAGCATGCCTGGTTTTTCAGAAGATACCAACGGACGTTCAGTCATGGTGGGCTTTGGGAGGAACGCAGTATTGGGTGTGGCAGATAAAGTAATTGAAGCGGTCAAAACCAAGGCCATCAGCCGTTTCTTCCTGGTAGCCGGATGTGACGGGGCAAAACCTGGCCGAAACTACTATACCGAGTTCGTGGAAAAAGCGCCGAAGGATTCTGTTATCCTGACCCTTGCCTGCGGTAAGTTCCGCTTCTTTGATAAAGACCTGGGTGACATTGGAGGTATCCCCAGACTCCTGGATATTGGTCAGTGCAATGATGCCTACTCGGCAATACAGATTGCTGTGGCTCTGGCAAACGCGTTCAATGTAGAGGTAAATGAGCTGCCTTTATCCATGATTCTCTCATGGTATGAACAGAAGGCTGTATCCATTTTACTGACGCTTTTACACCTTGGGATTAAGGGCATTCGTCTGGGGCCCAGTCTTCCGGCATTTGTTTCTCCAAACGTACTGGATGTGCTGGTAAAAAACTTTGATATTAAACCTATAACCACGCCTGATGAAGATTTGAAGGCGATACTGGGATAA
- a CDS encoding Crp/Fnr family transcriptional regulator — MQIIDQIATIPLFHGLPKEYQEGLATIVADKIFRRGQIIFSEGDEGNGFYVVISGRVKIFKVSPEGKEQILHLFGPGEPFGEVPVFAGEHFPAHAESIEESRIFFFPRDAFVDLIRGNPSMALSMLAVLSRRLRTFTMLIEDLSLKEVPGRLSVYLLYLSEHKDGTDDLMLDISKGQLASLLGTIPETISRILARMAREGLIYLDGPRRIQILDRNGLSELASGERRLS, encoded by the coding sequence ATGCAAATAATCGATCAGATAGCCACTATCCCGCTGTTTCATGGTCTTCCCAAAGAATACCAGGAAGGACTGGCTACCATAGTGGCAGATAAGATTTTCAGACGGGGTCAAATCATATTTTCAGAGGGTGATGAAGGAAATGGCTTTTACGTTGTCATTTCAGGACGGGTCAAGATATTCAAAGTCTCCCCAGAGGGTAAGGAACAGATTCTGCATCTTTTTGGTCCCGGAGAGCCGTTTGGTGAGGTACCGGTCTTTGCCGGCGAACACTTTCCAGCTCATGCAGAATCCATTGAAGAGAGCCGTATCTTTTTCTTTCCCAGAGATGCATTTGTTGATCTGATCAGGGGAAACCCCTCCATGGCATTGAGCATGCTTGCCGTATTATCCCGTCGTCTGCGCACGTTCACCATGCTGATCGAGGATCTTTCCCTAAAGGAAGTCCCCGGAAGGCTTAGCGTATACCTCCTCTATCTCAGCGAGCACAAAGATGGAACCGATGACCTGATGTTAGATATCTCTAAAGGCCAACTGGCGAGTCTTTTGGGCACAATCCCCGAAACCATTTCCCGAATCTTAGCCAGGATGGCCAGAGAGGGACTCATCTATCTGGATGGACCGCGCCGTATCCAGATACTGGATCGTAATGGTCTTTCAGAACTGGCAAGTGGCGAAAGACGCCTGTCCTAA
- the hisG gene encoding ATP phosphoribosyltransferase, protein MNAGGVISMSILKLGIPKGSLEKATIDLFRKAGWKILADSRNYFPEINDKEIKCALIRAQEMSMYVEKGTLDVGLTGKDWILENESDVVVVQDLIYSKVTQRPTKWVLVVPEDSPVKKLKDLEGKRISTELVNFTKKFFSDRKINVEVEFSWGATEAKVVERLVDAIVEVTETGSTIKAHGLRIVHELMESNTQLIANKKSMKNTWKKKKIEQVRILLNGALQAENRVGLKMNIAEEDMDKITEILPSLKSPTIAKLYKQEWYSVETIVNKNIVRELIPKLQEAGAEGIIEYPLNKVV, encoded by the coding sequence ATGAATGCTGGAGGAGTAATTAGTATGAGTATTTTAAAATTAGGGATACCTAAAGGAAGCTTGGAAAAGGCTACAATTGATTTGTTTAGAAAGGCCGGCTGGAAAATACTGGCTGATTCCCGGAATTATTTTCCCGAAATCAACGACAAAGAGATTAAGTGTGCCCTCATCAGAGCTCAGGAAATGTCCATGTATGTAGAAAAGGGAACCCTGGATGTGGGGTTGACAGGGAAGGACTGGATTCTCGAAAACGAATCTGATGTAGTTGTTGTTCAGGATTTGATATATTCAAAAGTAACGCAAAGACCAACAAAATGGGTCTTGGTTGTGCCAGAGGATTCACCTGTAAAAAAGTTGAAGGATCTGGAAGGGAAGAGGATATCAACAGAACTTGTAAATTTTACTAAAAAATTCTTTTCAGACAGAAAGATAAACGTAGAGGTAGAGTTTTCATGGGGGGCTACTGAGGCTAAGGTAGTAGAGAGGTTGGTGGATGCAATAGTAGAGGTTACCGAAACAGGGAGCACTATCAAAGCTCATGGTCTTCGCATTGTCCATGAATTGATGGAATCCAATACTCAACTGATAGCCAATAAGAAGTCCATGAAGAATACATGGAAAAAGAAGAAGATTGAACAGGTCAGGATTTTGCTAAATGGTGCCTTACAGGCGGAGAATAGGGTTGGTTTAAAGATGAACATTGCTGAGGAAGACATGGATAAGATTACTGAAATACTTCCAAGCTTGAAGTCCCCGACCATAGCAAAGCTCTATAAGCAGGAATGGTACTCAGTTGAAACCATAGTAAATAAAAATATAGTCCGTGAGCTGATCCCAAAGCTGCAAGAAGCCGGTGCAGAAGGGATTATAGAATATCCTTTGAATAAAGTTGTATAA